One stretch of Ornithinimicrobium ciconiae DNA includes these proteins:
- a CDS encoding MIP/aquaporin family protein — protein sequence MGDIFLYEIMGTAMLTLLGCGVVANAILPKTKGNGGGWLLINFGWGLAVFAGVYVAFKTGAHINPAVTLGLAASGAEFYDGDAANIAVNFGNTIAYIVAQMIGAFIGAVIMWVAHKQHFDEDAEPATKLAVFSTGAEIRNPLWNTLTEVIGTFVLVFVILQFANAPSGLGPLAVALLVVGIGNSLGGPTGYAINPARDLGPRIAHAVLPIRGKGGSDWGYSWIPVVGPIGGAVIAGLLHMAIT from the coding sequence ATGGGAGATATCTTTCTCTACGAGATCATGGGCACCGCCATGCTCACCCTGCTCGGTTGCGGCGTGGTCGCCAACGCGATCCTGCCTAAGACCAAGGGCAACGGCGGCGGCTGGCTGCTGATCAACTTCGGCTGGGGCCTTGCGGTCTTCGCCGGTGTCTATGTCGCCTTCAAGACCGGCGCCCACATCAACCCCGCGGTCACCCTCGGACTGGCGGCCAGCGGTGCCGAGTTCTATGACGGGGACGCCGCCAACATCGCGGTCAACTTCGGCAACACCATCGCCTATATCGTGGCGCAGATGATCGGTGCCTTCATCGGTGCCGTCATCATGTGGGTGGCCCACAAGCAGCACTTCGATGAGGACGCCGAGCCGGCCACCAAGCTGGCCGTCTTCTCGACCGGTGCCGAGATCCGCAACCCGCTGTGGAACACCCTCACCGAGGTCATCGGCACGTTCGTGCTGGTCTTCGTGATCCTCCAGTTCGCCAACGCGCCGTCCGGGCTCGGCCCGCTGGCCGTCGCCCTGCTGGTGGTCGGTATCGGTAACAGCCTCGGTGGCCCCACCGGGTACGCCATCAACCCCGCCCGAGACCTCGGACCCCGCATCGCGCACGCCGTGCTGCCCATCAGGGGCAAGGGTGGCAGCGACTGGGGCTACTCCTGGATCCCGGTCGTCGGCCCCATCGGCGGTGCCGTCATCGCAGGTCTCCTGCACATGGCCATCACCTGA
- a CDS encoding glycerol-3-phosphate dehydrogenase/oxidase, which produces MQPLPLTPESRQAALSALAASATDGPVIDVLVIGGGVTGAGTALDAATRGLSTVVVEAQDWASGTSSRSTKLVHGGLRYLQMLDFKLVHEALTERGLLLSKIAPHLVKPMSFLIPLEHRIWQRAYYGAGVTLYDVLANIMPGRRALPIHQHATRKGLQEQFPDLKHDTAIGAVKYWDATVDDARLVATLIRTATTYGAKAATRTQVVKLTKDERGRINGAVLRDLESGTELTARARHVINATGVWTEDTEELADTSGGLRVLASKGIHLTIPRDRIKGSSGLFVQTEKSVLFFIPWSRYWILGTTDTPWKLDPQHPVPTAADIDYVLEHANEVLTTTLTRDDVIGSYAGLRPLLQPGTKEGTDSAKVSREHTVASPVPGLTIIAGGKLTTYRVMAKDAVDFALGGEAVQTPSITHEIPLVGAEGEKAVRRQAEHWRTEFGWSAMMVDHLLHRYGSLLTELVELIRQDDSLGRPVESAPAYLRAEIVYAASHEGALHLEDIMYLRTRINYEFADRGLAAVEEIAELAGAVLGWDEERRHKEVESYRAQAAAEEQAAQETDDESAERVRSQAPDLTPMITLGAEGK; this is translated from the coding sequence GTGCAGCCACTCCCGTTGACCCCAGAAAGTCGGCAGGCAGCCCTCTCCGCACTCGCCGCGAGCGCCACCGACGGACCGGTGATCGACGTGCTGGTCATCGGCGGTGGCGTGACTGGCGCGGGGACGGCCCTGGACGCCGCGACGCGGGGCCTGTCCACGGTGGTCGTTGAGGCACAGGACTGGGCGTCCGGCACGTCGTCGCGGTCGACCAAGCTCGTGCATGGTGGTCTGCGTTATCTGCAGATGCTCGACTTCAAGCTGGTGCACGAGGCTCTGACCGAGCGAGGCCTGCTGCTGAGCAAGATCGCCCCTCACCTGGTCAAGCCGATGTCCTTCCTGATCCCGCTGGAGCACCGGATCTGGCAGCGTGCCTACTACGGCGCCGGGGTGACCCTGTATGACGTGCTGGCCAACATCATGCCGGGCCGCCGAGCCCTGCCGATCCACCAGCACGCCACGCGCAAGGGGCTGCAGGAGCAGTTCCCGGACCTCAAGCACGACACGGCGATCGGTGCCGTGAAGTATTGGGACGCCACGGTCGACGACGCACGCCTGGTGGCCACCCTGATCCGCACCGCCACCACCTACGGGGCCAAGGCAGCCACTCGCACCCAGGTCGTCAAGCTCACCAAGGACGAGCGGGGCCGGATCAACGGCGCCGTGCTGCGCGACCTGGAGTCCGGCACCGAGCTGACCGCCCGGGCTCGTCATGTCATCAACGCGACCGGCGTGTGGACCGAGGACACCGAAGAGCTTGCCGACACGAGCGGAGGACTGCGGGTGCTGGCCTCCAAGGGGATCCACCTGACCATTCCGCGCGACCGGATCAAGGGCAGCTCGGGCCTGTTCGTCCAAACCGAGAAGTCGGTGCTCTTCTTCATCCCCTGGTCGCGCTACTGGATCCTGGGCACCACCGACACACCCTGGAAGCTGGACCCCCAGCACCCGGTGCCCACCGCCGCCGACATCGACTACGTGCTGGAGCACGCCAACGAGGTGCTGACCACCACGCTCACCCGCGACGACGTCATCGGGTCGTATGCCGGGCTGCGCCCCCTGCTCCAGCCCGGCACGAAGGAGGGGACGGACTCGGCCAAGGTGAGTCGAGAGCACACGGTAGCCAGCCCCGTGCCCGGCCTGACCATCATCGCCGGAGGCAAGCTCACGACATACCGGGTGATGGCCAAGGACGCCGTCGACTTCGCCCTCGGCGGCGAGGCCGTGCAGACCCCGAGCATCACCCACGAGATCCCACTCGTCGGCGCGGAGGGAGAGAAGGCCGTGCGCCGTCAGGCGGAGCACTGGCGCACCGAGTTCGGATGGTCGGCGATGATGGTGGATCACCTGCTGCACCGCTACGGTTCGCTGCTCACCGAGCTGGTGGAGCTGATCCGGCAGGACGACTCACTGGGCCGTCCGGTGGAGAGTGCGCCGGCATACCTGCGCGCCGAGATCGTCTATGCCGCCAGTCACGAGGGTGCCCTGCACCTCGAGGACATCATGTATCTGCGCACCCGCATCAACTATGAGTTCGCCGACCGCGGACTGGCCGCCGTCGAGGAGATCGCCGAGCTGGCGGGTGCGGTGCTGGGCTGGGACGAGGAGCGGCGCCACAAGGAGGTCGAGTCCTACCGTGCCCAGGCGGCCGCCGAGGAGCAGGCGGCCCAGGAGACGGACGACGAGTCGGCCGAGCGGGTCCGGAGCCAGGCACCAGATCTGACGCCGATGATCACCCTTGGCGCAGAAGGGAAATGA
- a CDS encoding ABC transporter substrate-binding protein, with protein MRTNLFKLTAAAGVLALTLTACGSDDGGDGASDGALAGEGTGDECVIDSDVPVGAAVSLTGAAASYGESQKNGLELAAEELNEKEGVTYALKVEDDQTDPKQAITLFEGFAGDGTSIIIGPTLSNTAFQAQPIAQEESVPVLAISNTAAGITEQGDYIFRNSLTEAQVIPQTVATAVETYDLQNVIVMYSNDDAFTESGYEVMASSLEEEGVDVAETITFSKADTDFRALLTQAKGANPDAIFVSGLIEAAIPLVTQARELGIDVPIIGGNGFNNPQLMADAGDAAEGVVVGAAWNSASDNAENTAFLAAYEEKFGSQPDQFAAQAYAAMHIIDAAVRSDCSAERDAIKEGLSGISDMPTVLGSISINADRDAEHDAVVQVIKGGKFTVLP; from the coding sequence ATGCGCACCAACCTGTTTAAGCTCACCGCCGCCGCCGGAGTCCTGGCCCTGACGCTCACCGCCTGCGGATCCGACGATGGCGGCGACGGCGCGTCCGATGGTGCCCTCGCCGGCGAGGGCACCGGCGACGAGTGCGTCATCGACAGCGACGTCCCGGTCGGCGCTGCCGTGTCGCTGACCGGCGCAGCCGCGTCCTACGGCGAGTCGCAGAAGAACGGCCTGGAGCTCGCCGCGGAGGAGCTCAACGAGAAGGAGGGCGTCACCTATGCCCTCAAGGTCGAGGACGACCAGACCGACCCCAAGCAGGCGATCACCCTGTTCGAGGGTTTTGCCGGCGACGGGACCAGCATCATCATCGGCCCGACCCTGTCCAACACCGCCTTCCAGGCCCAGCCGATCGCACAGGAGGAGAGTGTGCCGGTGCTGGCCATCTCCAACACCGCGGCCGGGATCACCGAGCAGGGCGACTACATCTTCCGCAACTCGCTGACCGAGGCACAGGTCATCCCGCAGACCGTCGCCACGGCCGTGGAGACCTACGACCTGCAGAACGTCATCGTCATGTACTCCAACGACGACGCCTTCACCGAGTCTGGCTACGAGGTCATGGCCTCCTCCCTGGAGGAGGAGGGAGTGGACGTCGCCGAGACGATCACCTTCTCCAAGGCTGACACCGACTTCCGCGCGCTGCTGACCCAGGCCAAGGGCGCCAACCCGGACGCGATCTTCGTCTCCGGTCTGATCGAGGCCGCCATCCCGCTGGTCACGCAGGCCCGTGAGCTCGGCATCGACGTGCCGATCATCGGCGGCAACGGCTTCAACAACCCCCAGTTGATGGCCGACGCGGGCGACGCCGCCGAGGGCGTGGTCGTCGGAGCTGCCTGGAACTCCGCCTCCGACAACGCGGAGAACACCGCCTTCCTGGCGGCCTACGAGGAGAAGTTCGGCAGCCAGCCGGACCAGTTCGCGGCCCAGGCCTATGCGGCCATGCACATCATCGACGCAGCGGTCCGCAGCGACTGCTCCGCCGAGCGCGACGCCATCAAGGAGGGCCTGAGCGGGATCTCCGACATGCCGACCGTGCTGGGATCGATCAGCATCAACGCCGACCGCGACGCCGAGCACGACGCGGTCGTCCAGGTCATCAAGGGCGGCAAGTTCACCGTCCTGCCCTGA
- a CDS encoding GNAT family N-acetyltransferase: MLRMPAPVRGLGLSDAPRALEICGRDPVSNVFVAARILEGGMAGGRNSVLGYDRGGRAGLCWTSANVVPVEVSDDMLEPLAAKVIKRRAWASSLFGPVDQVLPLWDLLAPQWGPAREVRRHQPVMTMSTPPSLVGVACDPMVRPATVEETDLVVPAAAAMFTEEIGYPPYRGSDRAYRLSVGALVRAGRSLVRIEDGEVVFKADVGSVALDVAQIQGVWVNPRYRGQGLAVPAMAAVVEHVLTHIAPTVTLYVNNFNAPAIATYRHVGFVQTGTFATVLL, from the coding sequence ATGCTGCGCATGCCGGCCCCCGTGCGTGGGCTCGGACTCTCCGACGCCCCCCGCGCCCTGGAGATCTGTGGTCGTGACCCGGTCTCCAACGTTTTTGTGGCTGCCCGCATCCTCGAAGGGGGCATGGCTGGTGGGCGAAACTCGGTCCTGGGCTATGACCGCGGGGGTCGCGCCGGGCTTTGCTGGACCTCAGCCAATGTCGTGCCGGTCGAAGTCAGTGACGACATGCTCGAGCCGCTCGCGGCCAAGGTCATCAAACGACGAGCCTGGGCCTCCTCGCTCTTCGGCCCGGTCGATCAGGTCCTCCCGCTGTGGGATCTGCTGGCGCCGCAGTGGGGTCCGGCGCGGGAGGTGCGTCGCCACCAACCGGTCATGACGATGAGCACCCCTCCCAGCCTCGTCGGAGTCGCATGCGACCCGATGGTGCGCCCGGCCACGGTGGAGGAGACCGACCTGGTGGTGCCGGCGGCGGCAGCAATGTTCACCGAGGAGATCGGCTATCCGCCCTATCGCGGGTCGGACCGGGCCTATCGCCTGTCCGTGGGGGCGCTGGTGCGTGCCGGGCGCTCGCTGGTGCGGATCGAGGACGGCGAGGTGGTCTTCAAGGCGGATGTGGGCAGTGTGGCGCTGGACGTCGCCCAGATCCAGGGCGTGTGGGTCAACCCGCGCTACCGCGGGCAGGGGCTCGCCGTGCCGGCCATGGCGGCCGTTGTCGAGCACGTGCTGACCCACATCGCGCCCACCGTGACGCTCTATGTCAACAACTTCAACGCCCCGGCGATCGCCACCTACCGCCACGTGGGGTTTGTCCAGACGGGCACCTTCGCCACCGTCCTGCTGTGA
- a CDS encoding alpha-hydroxy acid oxidase: MLIHPDLEVPAVTARVSRRLPRVEELRPLVKVERPTLHRTRRALERANTIEDLRAIGRRRTPRSAFDYVDGAAESEVSLTRAREAFGRVEFRPRVLRDVSQVTSAVSVLDVTSPIPLILAPTGFTRMMQHEGERAVGRAAAAAGVPYTLSTMGTVSVEDLAAEIPDLQRWFQLYLWQDRDASLELMARAQASGFTTLVLTVDTAVAGQRLRDVRNGMTIPPQLTPRTLADMALHPRWWANLLTTDPLEFASLRESGGTVEQLVNRMFDPTLSTRDLVWLRENWSGPIVLKGIQNTEDAREFVDLGADGLVVSNHGGRQLDRSVTPLEVLPDVVAAVDGRVPVLLDTGVMHGGDIVAAVANGADAVMVGRAYLYGLMAGGEAGVTRALDILISQVHRTLRLLGVTAVDQLTPDHAVLLPARVPTPPA; the protein is encoded by the coding sequence ATGCTTATTCATCCCGATCTGGAGGTGCCCGCCGTGACGGCACGGGTTTCCCGGCGGCTCCCGCGGGTCGAGGAGTTGCGGCCGCTGGTGAAGGTTGAGCGCCCCACGCTGCACCGCACGCGTCGCGCGCTGGAGCGGGCCAACACGATCGAGGACCTGCGGGCGATCGGCCGGCGGCGGACCCCGCGGTCCGCCTTTGACTATGTTGACGGCGCCGCCGAGAGCGAGGTCAGCCTGACGCGCGCCCGGGAGGCCTTCGGCAGGGTCGAGTTCCGGCCGCGGGTGCTGCGCGACGTCTCCCAGGTGACCAGCGCCGTGAGCGTGCTGGACGTCACCAGCCCCATCCCGCTGATCCTGGCGCCGACCGGCTTCACCCGGATGATGCAGCACGAGGGGGAGCGGGCCGTCGGTCGCGCAGCCGCCGCAGCAGGAGTTCCCTACACCCTGTCCACCATGGGGACGGTCTCTGTCGAGGACCTGGCCGCAGAGATCCCTGACCTGCAGCGGTGGTTCCAGCTCTATCTGTGGCAGGACCGGGACGCCTCGCTGGAGCTCATGGCACGGGCCCAGGCCTCCGGTTTTACGACGCTCGTCCTGACCGTTGACACCGCGGTCGCCGGCCAGCGGCTGCGTGACGTGCGCAATGGCATGACCATCCCGCCCCAGCTCACCCCCCGCACCCTGGCGGACATGGCCCTGCACCCGCGCTGGTGGGCCAACCTGCTCACCACCGACCCGCTCGAGTTCGCCTCGCTGCGTGAGTCCGGCGGCACCGTCGAGCAGTTGGTCAACCGGATGTTCGACCCCACCCTGAGCACTCGCGACCTGGTGTGGCTGCGGGAGAACTGGTCCGGTCCGATCGTGCTCAAGGGCATCCAGAACACCGAGGACGCCCGCGAGTTCGTCGACCTCGGCGCCGACGGACTGGTGGTCTCCAACCACGGCGGCCGCCAGCTGGACCGCTCGGTCACTCCGCTCGAGGTGCTGCCCGATGTCGTCGCAGCGGTCGACGGGCGAGTGCCCGTGCTGCTCGACACGGGCGTCATGCACGGGGGCGACATCGTCGCCGCCGTCGCCAACGGCGCCGACGCCGTGATGGTCGGCCGTGCCTACCTCTACGGCCTCATGGCCGGAGGTGAGGCCGGGGTGACCCGGGCACTCGACATCCTCATTTCTCAGGTCCACCGCACCCTGCGACTGCTCGGGGTCACCGCCGTGGACCAGTTGACCCCCGACCACGCGGTGCTGCTCCCAGCCCGCGTCCCCACACCCCCTGCCTAA